From a single Rutidosis leptorrhynchoides isolate AG116_Rl617_1_P2 chromosome 5, CSIRO_AGI_Rlap_v1, whole genome shotgun sequence genomic region:
- the LOC139850465 gene encoding probable protein S-acyltransferase 7 has protein sequence MKRNNLPPRGLSDRQISYNDAPALRLYQVWQGNNEFALRGRLIFGPDSRSLYLTISLIVVPVILFCSVVSQSLVNYFPDNIGLLLAIIPAVFTLYIIVLIFFVSARDPGIIPRKPPSQDIDDNWDPASLSADWAPNRSNKFLAPTKSVNVNGMVVRVKFCQTCLIYRPPRCSHCSVCDNCVDRFDHHCPWVGQCIGKRNYRSFFMFVSSTTLLCLYVFSMCWVNIIMIMRENGSSIFEAFMKSPISGMLITYTFTVSWFVGGLSAFHLYLVLTNQTTYENFRNRYERRKNPFNRGCAYNFKEVFFSTKPRSQHDFRAFIKPEVYTQYNSSKYYMYAFSLNFSKNIYETESSIDGNELDLERCETSGMDHSSKWATAPDLHRLASKFVVENVARDK, from the exons ATGAAAAGAAATAACCTTCCTCCTCGGGGATTATCAGACAGGCAAATAAGCTATAACGACGCCCCTGCACTCCGTCTGTACCAAGTCTGGCAAGGAAACAAT GAATTCGCGTTGAGGGGTAGGTTAATATTTGGGCCAGATTCAAGGTCTCTTTACCTTACAATTAGCTTAATTGTGGTTCCAGTAATCTTATTTTGCTCCGTGGTTTCTCAAAGTTTAGTGAATTACTTCCCTGATAATATAGGCCTTCTTCTAGCTATTATCCCTGCTGTTTTCACTTTATAC ATCATTGTCCTTATCTTCTTTGTTTCTGCAAGAGATCCTGGTATAATTCCGCGAAAACCACCATCTCAAGACATAGATGATAATTGGGATCCCGCTAGCTTATCTGCTGACTGGGCCCCAAATCGGAGTAATAAATTTCTAGCACCGACAAAAAGTGTTAATGTCAATGGAATGGTTGTTAGGGTCAAGTTTTGTCAAACTTGCTTGATTTATCGTCCACCAAGATGCTCGCATTGCTCCGTATGTGACAACTGCGTTGACCGCTTTGACCATCATTGCCCATGGGTGGGACAATGTATAGGCAAG AGGAACTATCGATCATTTTTCATGTTTGTATCATCAACAACACTTTTGTGCCTTTACGTTTTCTCCATGTGTTGGGTAAACATCATCATGATTATGCGAGAAAACGGTTCTAGTATTTTTGAAGCTTTCATGAAGTCCCCAATATCCGGAATGCTTATAACGTACACATTTACAGTTTCATGGTTCGTAGGAGGCTTGTCTGCATTTCATCTTTATTTGGTCTTAACTAACCAG ACTACGTACGAAAACTTTCGAAATAGATATGAGAGAAGGAAGAATCCTTTTAACCGTGGATGTGCTTACAACTTCAAAGAAGTATTTTTCTCTACAAAACCAAGATCACAACATGATTTTCGTGCATTTATAAAACCTGAAGTGTATACTCAGTACAATAGTTCAAAATATTATATGTATGCATTTAGTCTCAACTTTTCTAAGAACATCTATGAGACAGAGAGTTCTATAGATGGAAATGAACTTGATTTAGAGAGATGTGAAACGAGTGGAATGGATCATTCGAGTAAATGGGCGACTGCACCGGATTTGCATAGATTGGCATCAAAGTTTGTAGTGGAAAATGTTGCGAGAGACAAATAA